A single genomic interval of Chryseobacterium paludis harbors:
- a CDS encoding helix-turn-helix domain-containing protein, protein MNDFLIGIGKRLKDIRKKNNLTINELAFKANVSNGLVSRIENGRTIPSLPVLLDLIQSLEIDASFFFEGVEKKSNAKFIYLPKDSQQLIEKEVEAEGFKYLHIFSKSLHSLGFEAVLLTLEPNSKREKVITDAWEFKYILKGEVKYLIDNEEIILKEGDSLYFNGKLPHVPVSISDESCIMLVLYFYSDK, encoded by the coding sequence ATGAATGATTTTTTAATAGGTATTGGAAAAAGATTAAAAGATATTAGAAAGAAAAATAATTTAACGATCAATGAACTGGCTTTTAAGGCCAATGTGAGTAATGGTCTTGTATCCCGGATCGAAAACGGAAGAACAATTCCTTCTCTTCCTGTTCTGTTGGATCTCATTCAGTCATTAGAAATAGACGCAAGCTTTTTTTTCGAAGGCGTTGAAAAAAAATCAAATGCTAAGTTTATCTATTTACCAAAAGATAGCCAGCAGCTTATTGAAAAAGAAGTGGAAGCTGAAGGCTTTAAATATCTGCACATTTTCAGTAAAAGTCTTCATTCATTAGGTTTTGAAGCTGTTTTATTAACTCTTGAACCCAATTCTAAAAGAGAAAAGGTAATTACGGATGCCTGGGAATTTAAATATATTTTAAAAGGCGAGGTAAAGTATCTGATCGATAATGAGGAAATAATTCTAAAGGAAGGAGATTCATTATATTTCAATGGAAAATTGCCACACGTCCCGGTAAGCATCAGTGATGAAAGCTGCATCATGCTGGTTCTTTATTTCTATTCTGATAAATAG